The genomic DNA TATTAGTGGCCTCAACAACCCCCTCGCCATTAATTGGCTTATGCTACGTGGTTCTATTTGGACTAGGCTCCATTTTAGGTATGGCCTCATTGTCAGCCTTGATTGCAGTACCATTTTTAAAAACAGCCAACCAATTAAATACCAAGATCAGCACCGGTCTACGATGCTTAATCGGCCTAGGAACCTTAGTCTTGGGAAGCCAAATTATTTATCACAATGGCTTGGTGCTTTTCGCTTAATAATCAGGTACCAATATTTGGCTGGCATATGCTGGCAAAATACTTGCGTGATTAATCAAGATGGTCGTATTCGAACGCCTCAATTTTTCCCACCTTTGGCAGCCGGCAATCTCTGCGCTAGTCATAAGAAATAGAATATAAAGGAGTCTAGATACAACTCTGCCTTGTTAGGTTCACATCCAGCCTAATTTCCACAAATAGCCGATTACAGTACAGCGGCTTTGCCATCAAAGAGGCCAACGATTAATCTTAGCTGGCCACGACATGCTAGCGCTTAGAAAGGCCGACAGATGCAAGAACGCGCTAAAGTAATGGAATTGAACTACGGATATTTATCCATTCCCTAGGAGTTCCAGTAACAAACAATGAAACAGAGCACTGAATACCCGCTAGGGTAATCATGAGTAATACTTATTATGGACCGGTTCTAATAACGGCCAATAATTACCATATCGAATGCTATCCGTTGTTGATACCGCTAATAAGCACAAGTTATCGCCGCTCACTGTCATTAACAATATTGTCAGTGCCGTCATGAAAACACACTCATATATGGATGTGTTTAAGCTTGGGTGGGTTCGAACCGTGGAATATAAACTCACGTGACCATGCAGGATTTATAGCGGAGGTCGAGCTGGTGCTCGATGAGATGAGTTGCGAAGCAGTACCGTACAAACAAGGGTTTTAATGGGGTATCTCCTTATAAATCAAGGCCTATTCAATGCAATAAAACTCCGACCCTTCATATATTGTTGTATTTAGCCAGAACTGATACTTAAGTCTCAATTATGCATATTTTATCCTATTAGTGTCATCTGGCCGACAGATTTTATGTCGGTGCTACTGCAAAATTTTCATAAGCTAAAAAATAATCAACTGTTCAACTATGGGCACTTAAATGCATGAAGCAACAATTACCAGTGCACTGGTCAAGACTTTACTTGCTGAGGCCACACGCCATGGTGTGACTCACGTAAAGCGTGTAACCGTTAAAATCGGCATGCTAAAAGCGGTAGAGCCACAGGCGCTAAGTTTTTGTTTCAACATGTTTGCCGAAGGCACAATTGCAGAAAATGCTGAATTGGTGATTGAACATCTTCCACCCATTGCGCGATGCAGGGGATGCCAAGTGCAGTTTAAGGTACCGAAGTTTAAATTTCGTTGTCCTGACTGTGATGATACAAATCTTGAGATCATTCAGGGTGAAGAGCTATTTATTGATAGTTTTGAAATATAGAAAAAACTAAAAGGCCGACGTTATGAAAGAGCTGGAGAATGTAATTATCTATGCTGACGCTCAGAAGTGTATCGGGTGTCATAGCTGTGAGCTCGCCTGCGCAGTGGCACATGGGGGCAAAGGTGGGCTTATAGGGGCTGTAATCAACAAACAACCCCTGCATCCGCGAATAAAAGTGGTGGAAGCCGATGGTGTGATCATGCCAATGCAGTGCAGGCAATGTGAAAATGCACCATGTGCCATGGTGTGCCCTACAGGAGCTTGTCGCCAAGAAAATGGGCAGGTGATGATAGTCGAAAGCAACTGTGTTGGTTGCAAGCTATGTGTCATGGTTTGTCCATTTGGAGCCATAACAGTAAGAAGAGATAGTTTTAAAGATGATGGCTCTTCTACCAACCAGGGAGTGGCGCTTAAATGTGATCTTTGTACCTCTTGGTGTGCTGAGAATAACAAAAAAGATACGGCATGCGTGGAAGCCTGCCCAACTAAGGCTATCAGCCTGATCAAGATGCATGAATATAGAACGGCACTGTTAAAGGCTAGGGCTAAAGAGCTAGCTCAATCGCATAAACATATGAATATGACACTGAGGAAACTGTGATGAATAATAGAATTAAAACAAGTGATCCAGCAGTAATAGCCCTATGCTCTGTGGCTGAAAGTGAGGGGATTGCTACAGTATTTGATCGCTATCAGGCACAGCAACCTCAGTGTGGGTTTGGGTCTTTGGGCTTGTGCTGCCGAATATGTTGGAAAGGCCCCTGCCGAGTAGATCCCTTTGGTGATGGTCCCCAAGCTGGTATCTGTGGTGCCGATAAACATACGATCGTAGCGCGTAATGTCACTCGTATGATGGCCGCAGGTGCCGCCGCCCACTCAGAACATGGCCGTCATATTGCCTTAGCTCTGCAGAAAATTGGTAAGGGACTTTTGCCTGCTTACCGGATACGTGATGAAGCTAAACTTTATCGTATTGCTACGTTGCTTAATATTGATACTCAAAACAAAGAAATGCTTGAAGTAGCATACGATGTAGCAACAAAGACACTAGAAGACTATCAGAATCAAGACCATCATAAAGGGTGTCATTGGATAAGTGCGACTCTGCCTAAGAAACGGGTTGAACTTCTGAGTCATCTTGGGGTGCTACCGCATAATATCGATGCCACCGTATCGCAGATCATGGCAAGAACACACATAGGTTGTGATGCCGAACCCAAGAATGTGTTCCTAGGCGGTATTCGCGGCGCCTTAGCAGACTTTAATGGTATGTCTCTGGCAACAGAGTTGTCAGATGTGATGTTTGGCACTCCAAGTCCGGTGGTTACTGAAGCCAATATCGGTGTTATAGATAAAAATGCTGTCAATATCGCTGTCAATGGTCATAACCCCATGCTCAGTGAAGTCATCTGCGATATGGCCAGAGAAATGAATGATATTGCTAAAGGGGTTGGGGCTCCAAAGGGGATAAATATTGTTGGTATTTGTTGTACCGGTAATGAAGTGATGATGCGCCATGGTGTGCCTTTAGCGACCAACTATCTTTCTCAAGAAATGGCTATATTGACTGGCGCGTTAGATGCAATGGTGGTTGATGTGCAGTGCATTATGCCATCTTTACCTCAGATAGGAAATTGCTTCCATACAGAAGTCATTACGACCATGG from Shewanella psychromarinicola includes the following:
- the hypA gene encoding hydrogenase maturation nickel metallochaperone HypA, coding for MHEATITSALVKTLLAEATRHGVTHVKRVTVKIGMLKAVEPQALSFCFNMFAEGTIAENAELVIEHLPPIARCRGCQVQFKVPKFKFRCPDCDDTNLEIIQGEELFIDSFEI
- the cooS gene encoding anaerobic carbon-monoxide dehydrogenase catalytic subunit, which encodes MNNRIKTSDPAVIALCSVAESEGIATVFDRYQAQQPQCGFGSLGLCCRICWKGPCRVDPFGDGPQAGICGADKHTIVARNVTRMMAAGAAAHSEHGRHIALALQKIGKGLLPAYRIRDEAKLYRIATLLNIDTQNKEMLEVAYDVATKTLEDYQNQDHHKGCHWISATLPKKRVELLSHLGVLPHNIDATVSQIMARTHIGCDAEPKNVFLGGIRGALADFNGMSLATELSDVMFGTPSPVVTEANIGVIDKNAVNIAVNGHNPMLSEVICDMAREMNDIAKGVGAPKGINIVGICCTGNEVMMRHGVPLATNYLSQEMAILTGALDAMVVDVQCIMPSLPQIGNCFHTEVITTMDENKMQGARHISFHEENAVETAREIIQCAINAYTRRDPKRVNIPNIKQTAVVGFSSEAVMAALSKIDADDPLKPLVDNIVNGNIQGVALFAGCNSTQTVQDESYQVIAKTLAANNVLMLATGCGAGAFAKHGLMNQQATEQYAGDSLKAVLTAIGQAAGLGGPLPLVLHMGSCVDNSRAVSLATALANRLGVDLCDLPLVASAPEAMSEKAIAIASWGVAIGLPTHLGTMPQVTGSDVITDLMQEGAKDLFDGYFIVETDPKIAGNKLVDVIKQKRQKLGI
- a CDS encoding 4Fe-4S dicluster domain-containing protein — protein: MKELENVIIYADAQKCIGCHSCELACAVAHGGKGGLIGAVINKQPLHPRIKVVEADGVIMPMQCRQCENAPCAMVCPTGACRQENGQVMIVESNCVGCKLCVMVCPFGAITVRRDSFKDDGSSTNQGVALKCDLCTSWCAENNKKDTACVEACPTKAISLIKMHEYRTALLKARAKELAQSHKHMNMTLRKL